From Eptesicus fuscus isolate TK198812 chromosome 14, DD_ASM_mEF_20220401, whole genome shotgun sequence, one genomic window encodes:
- the LOC103294129 gene encoding transcription factor BTF3-like, whose product MKETIMNQEKLAKLQAQVRIGGKGTARRKKVVHRTATADDKKLQFSLKKLGVNNISGIEEVNMFTNQGTVIHFNNPKVQVSLAANTFTITGHAETKQLTEMLPSILNQLGADSLTSLRRLAEALPKQSVDGKAPLATGEDDDDEVPELVENFDEASKNEAN is encoded by the coding sequence ATGAAAGAAACTATTATGAACCAAGAGAAACTCGCCAAACTGCAGGCACAAGTGCGCATTGGTGGGAAAGGGACTGCTCGTAGAAAGAAGGTGGTTCACAGAACAGCTACAGCAGATGATAAAAAACTTCAGTTCTCCTTAAAGAAGTTAGGGGTAAACAATATCTCTGGTATTGAAGAGGTAAATATGTTTACAAACCAAGGAACAGTGATCCACTTTAACAACCCTAAAGTTCAGGTATCTCTGGCAGCGAACACTTTCACCATTACCGGCCATGCTGAGACAAAGCAGCTGACAGAAATGCTACCCAGCATCTTAAACCAGCTTGGTGCAGACAGTCTGACTAGTTTAAGGAGACTGGCTGAAGCTCTGCCCAAACAATCTGTGGATGGAAAAGCGCCACTTGCTACTggagaggatgatgatgatgaagttcCAGAGCTTGTGGAGAATTTTGATGAGGCTTCCAAGAATGAAGCAAACTGA